One Edaphobacter flagellatus genomic region harbors:
- a CDS encoding SPOR domain-containing protein: MKTRYIDDEELDQEPRDREISLGATTILGIFFLLALVCAVFFGFGYSIGKKSTVAVGSTTTDAVEASSIKTTGAAKPSPGVAPAETATTSADDVPDTTISQTTSQPEQVAVVSAPPPAPTKKSASTKPVAPPPAPAPSKAAAPVPAPAPASHSAASGPAGAPALVQIAAVSHQEDADTLLNALKRRGYNVSVRHEPQDKLLHVQIGPLPTRKDADAMRQRLLADGYNAIVK, from the coding sequence GTGAAGACACGTTATATCGACGACGAAGAGCTTGACCAGGAGCCGAGAGACCGCGAGATATCTCTCGGAGCTACGACGATTCTTGGGATCTTTTTCCTTCTCGCACTGGTCTGCGCCGTCTTCTTCGGCTTCGGCTACAGTATCGGCAAGAAATCGACTGTCGCGGTTGGTTCTACGACAACAGACGCGGTTGAGGCATCCTCCATCAAAACGACGGGAGCCGCAAAACCGTCGCCTGGCGTGGCTCCAGCAGAAACGGCCACAACCAGCGCTGATGATGTTCCGGATACGACGATCTCACAGACAACGTCCCAGCCAGAACAAGTTGCGGTTGTCTCTGCGCCGCCGCCAGCACCCACTAAAAAATCTGCCTCAACAAAGCCTGTAGCGCCTCCACCGGCTCCGGCTCCCAGCAAGGCAGCTGCACCAGTTCCTGCGCCCGCACCTGCTTCACACAGTGCTGCAAGTGGACCAGCTGGAGCTCCGGCCCTTGTCCAAATCGCTGCGGTCTCTCACCAGGAGGACGCCGATACTCTGCTAAACGCTCTCAAGCGACGCGGGTACAACGTCTCGGTTCGGCATGAGCCTCAGGACAAGCTGCTGCACGTGCAAATCGGACCTCTGCCCACTCGTAAGGATGCCGATGCCATGCGCCAGCGCCTGCTCGCCGACGGCTATAACGCCATCGTCAAATAG
- a CDS encoding slipin family protein, protein MKARTIASSRYSPREVLPVVANPVLVFVVILFLYIISSIKILKEYERGVIFRLGRVRERAKGPGIALVFRPLDQMVRVSLRQEAMEVPPQDIITRDNVTLKVNAVITLRVIDPTKAVIEVANYIYQTSQFSQTTLRSVLGEVDLDELLAHRDRLNQRIQTIIDGHTAPFGVKVVSVEVKQVDLPETMLRAMAKQAEAERERRSKIIHAEGEYNAAQKLVDAAALLATQPMALQLRYLQTLTEIGVEKNTTIVFPLPLELMNLLNKSLSTQSATETKTNP, encoded by the coding sequence ATGAAAGCGCGTACAATCGCATCGAGCCGCTACTCCCCTCGAGAGGTTCTTCCTGTGGTCGCCAATCCAGTTTTGGTCTTTGTCGTCATCCTTTTTCTCTACATCATCAGTTCCATCAAAATACTCAAGGAATATGAACGTGGCGTCATCTTCCGCCTCGGTCGCGTTCGCGAACGAGCTAAAGGTCCAGGCATCGCACTCGTCTTCCGCCCGCTCGACCAAATGGTCCGCGTCTCGCTGCGGCAGGAAGCCATGGAAGTTCCACCGCAGGACATCATCACCCGCGATAACGTCACCCTCAAAGTCAACGCTGTCATCACACTCCGCGTAATCGATCCAACAAAAGCAGTTATCGAGGTCGCCAACTACATTTATCAGACCTCGCAGTTCTCACAAACCACACTTCGCTCGGTCCTGGGAGAAGTCGACCTGGACGAGCTTCTCGCACACCGCGACCGCCTCAACCAACGCATCCAGACCATCATCGACGGGCACACTGCACCCTTCGGCGTCAAGGTCGTCTCCGTTGAAGTTAAACAGGTCGACCTTCCCGAAACCATGCTCCGCGCAATGGCTAAACAAGCTGAAGCCGAGCGCGAGCGGCGCTCGAAGATTATCCATGCTGAAGGCGAATACAATGCCGCGCAAAAGCTTGTCGATGCGGCAGCTTTGCTCGCGACTCAGCCCATGGCGTTACAACTGCGATACCTGCAAACATTGACCGAGATAGGTGTCGAGAAGAATACGACCATCGTTTTTCCGCTTCCCTTGGAGCTGATGAACTTGCTAAACAAGAGTCTTAGCACGCAATCAGCGACAGAGACGAAAACGAATCCGTGA
- a CDS encoding MGH1-like glycoside hydrolase domain-containing protein gives MAGVEQVRLRQAKQGSKAWKHWGPYLSERQWGTVREDYSPNGDAWNYFTHDQARSKAYKWGEDGIAGISDDHQHLCFALAMWNGVDPILKERLFGLTNSEGNHGEDVKEYYFYLDSTPTHSYMKYLYKYPQAAFPYDELVEANANRTKFEHEYELIDTGVFDKDKYFDVFVEYAKADADDMLVRITVANRGAEDASIHLLPSLWFRNTWWQSKSEKKPEVRAGGSNSIIATHERLGSYSFYAPDAQEILFTNNESNEKRLSGTENSVPFVKDAFHEYVIHGNKNAINPAQTGTKAAAHYVLKVKAQGEAVIRLRLTSDTKLAGIGSVAEFDRIFAERIQEADEFYRAVCPARCKPEDQNIIRQALAGMLWSKQFYYFDLDLWLREHGYNPTGAGRKQTMRNAPWFHMLNADVISMPDKWEYPWYAAWDLAFHTVALAMVDIECAKQQLELMISETYLHPNGQLPAYEWNFGDVNPPVHAWAVLYVYMTEKSLYGAGDLDFLRSCSRKLLLNFTWWVNRKDRSGRNIFEGGFLGLDNIGVFDRSAPLPDGGYLEQADGTAWMAMFAQSMLSISLELAIHDESYEDVAVKFLEHFLWIAGAMDPQGDSDHELWDEQDGFFYDVLYAPDGSGRRLRLKSMVGLLPLAAVSIIPPELAKKYPRLRERARNFFERRPELAANLHDPDVPGEQGRYMLSVLNRDNLKRVLSRMLDETQFLSEYGIRSISREHLGNPYVFDLDGTKYTVQYEPAESTTGLFGGNSNWRGPIWMPVNALLVKSLLQLYQYYGDSFKMECPVGSGVEMNLFEIAQEIGNRLAKIFRVGKDGQRPVYGETEKFQTDPHWKDLILFYEYFHGDNGAGIGASHQTGWTGVIARFIHLFDTVSAADVLDEGNSSLLASRLEPAREVIE, from the coding sequence ATGGCCGGAGTTGAACAGGTTCGTCTGCGGCAGGCCAAGCAGGGAAGCAAAGCGTGGAAGCATTGGGGGCCTTATCTCAGCGAGCGGCAGTGGGGAACCGTGCGCGAAGACTATTCTCCGAACGGTGACGCCTGGAACTACTTCACGCATGACCAGGCGCGCTCCAAAGCCTACAAATGGGGAGAGGATGGCATCGCCGGCATCTCGGACGATCATCAACACCTGTGCTTTGCTCTGGCGATGTGGAATGGCGTAGATCCGATCCTGAAGGAACGGTTGTTCGGCCTGACGAACTCTGAGGGCAATCACGGCGAGGACGTGAAAGAGTATTACTTCTACCTCGATTCCACTCCAACGCACTCCTACATGAAGTATCTCTACAAGTATCCGCAGGCCGCGTTTCCTTATGACGAGTTAGTGGAGGCAAATGCGAACCGGACCAAGTTCGAGCATGAATACGAGCTGATCGATACAGGCGTATTCGATAAAGACAAGTACTTCGACGTGTTTGTCGAGTATGCGAAGGCGGATGCTGACGACATGCTGGTTCGAATCACGGTTGCGAACCGTGGAGCAGAGGATGCTTCGATCCATCTGCTGCCTTCGCTTTGGTTCCGCAATACATGGTGGCAGAGCAAGAGCGAGAAGAAGCCAGAGGTTCGCGCCGGTGGTTCAAACTCAATCATTGCGACGCACGAGAGACTTGGCAGCTACTCTTTTTACGCGCCGGATGCGCAGGAAATTTTATTTACCAATAACGAGTCGAACGAGAAGCGGTTGAGTGGTACGGAAAATTCTGTGCCGTTCGTCAAGGATGCGTTTCATGAATATGTGATCCACGGTAACAAGAACGCTATAAATCCAGCGCAGACAGGGACGAAGGCTGCAGCGCACTACGTGTTGAAGGTAAAGGCGCAGGGTGAAGCGGTGATCCGGTTGCGGTTGACCAGCGATACGAAACTTGCGGGCATTGGCTCTGTTGCGGAGTTCGATCGGATCTTTGCGGAACGCATTCAGGAAGCGGATGAATTTTATAGAGCTGTTTGTCCGGCGCGATGCAAGCCGGAAGACCAGAACATTATCCGGCAGGCGCTTGCTGGCATGTTGTGGAGCAAGCAGTTCTACTATTTCGATCTCGACCTTTGGCTAAGAGAGCACGGTTACAATCCGACCGGCGCGGGCCGGAAGCAGACGATGCGGAATGCGCCGTGGTTCCACATGCTGAATGCAGACGTGATCTCGATGCCCGACAAGTGGGAGTATCCGTGGTATGCCGCGTGGGACCTGGCGTTTCATACGGTTGCGCTGGCGATGGTGGATATCGAGTGTGCCAAGCAACAGCTGGAGCTAATGATCAGCGAGACGTATCTGCATCCGAACGGGCAGCTTCCGGCGTATGAGTGGAATTTCGGCGATGTGAATCCTCCGGTTCACGCGTGGGCTGTGCTGTATGTCTACATGACGGAGAAGAGTCTGTATGGTGCTGGCGATCTCGACTTCCTCAGAAGCTGTTCTCGCAAGTTGTTGTTGAACTTTACGTGGTGGGTGAATCGTAAAGATCGTTCCGGCCGCAACATTTTTGAGGGCGGCTTTCTTGGACTGGACAACATTGGCGTCTTCGATCGCAGCGCTCCGCTGCCAGATGGTGGATATCTGGAGCAGGCGGACGGAACGGCGTGGATGGCGATGTTTGCGCAGAGCATGTTGAGCATCTCGCTGGAGCTCGCAATCCATGATGAGAGTTACGAAGATGTTGCGGTGAAGTTTCTCGAACACTTTCTGTGGATCGCTGGAGCGATGGATCCGCAGGGCGATAGCGATCACGAGTTGTGGGACGAGCAGGACGGGTTTTTCTACGACGTGTTGTACGCGCCGGATGGGAGCGGCCGCAGGCTGCGGTTGAAGTCGATGGTCGGGCTGCTGCCGTTGGCGGCTGTGTCGATTATTCCTCCGGAGCTGGCGAAGAAGTATCCGCGGCTTCGCGAGCGGGCACGAAACTTCTTCGAGCGCAGGCCGGAGCTGGCGGCGAACCTGCACGATCCGGATGTTCCCGGAGAGCAGGGACGTTATATGCTTTCGGTTCTCAACCGGGACAACCTGAAGCGTGTTCTGTCGCGGATGCTGGATGAGACGCAGTTCCTGAGCGAGTACGGAATCCGCTCGATCTCGCGCGAGCATTTAGGAAATCCGTATGTCTTCGATCTGGATGGAACGAAATACACGGTGCAATATGAGCCAGCGGAGTCGACGACCGGTTTGTTTGGCGGCAACTCGAACTGGCGCGGCCCGATATGGATGCCGGTGAATGCGTTGCTGGTAAAGTCGCTTCTGCAGCTTTATCAGTACTACGGAGACTCCTTCAAGATGGAGTGTCCGGTTGGTTCAGGCGTTGAGATGAACCTGTTTGAGATTGCACAGGAGATCGGCAATCGGCTGGCAAAGATCTTTCGCGTCGGCAAGGACGGGCAGAGGCCGGTGTATGGAGAGACGGAGAAGTTTCAGACCGATCCGCATTGGAAGGACCTAATTCTGTTTTATGAGTACTTCCACGGCGATAACGGCGCCGGAATCGGTGCGAGCCATCAGACGGGATGGACGGGAGTGATTGCCCGGTTTATCCATCTGTTCGACACGGTGAGTGCAGCCGACGTGCTGGACGAAGGCAACAGCTCGTTACTGGCATCGAGGCTGGAACCTGCACGCGAAGTAATTGAATGA